The following are encoded together in the Mycteria americana isolate JAX WOST 10 ecotype Jacksonville Zoo and Gardens chromosome 2, USCA_MyAme_1.0, whole genome shotgun sequence genome:
- the EXOSC7 gene encoding exosome complex component RRP42 produces the protein MASVVLSEAEKLYIVHGVQEDLRIDGRGCEDYRCAEVETDVVSNTSGSARVKLGHTDILVGVKAEMGTPKLEKPDEGYLEFFVDCSANATPEFEGRGGEELGTEIANTLYRVFSSESSIDLKSICINPREHCWVLYVDVLLLECGGNLFDAISIAVKAALFNTRIPKVRVLEDEEGSKEIELSDDPYDCIRLNVDDVPCIVTLSKIGYRHVVDATLQEEACSLASLLISVTSKGAITSMKKMGKGSLDPESIFEMMETGKRVGKSLHIALQKILDEEESLGTSRQKVGFLG, from the exons ATGGCGTCCGTGGTGCTGAGCGAGGCGGAGAAGCTCTACATCGTGCATGGCGTGCAg GAGGACCTTCGTATAGATGGTCGTGGCTGTGAAGACTACAGATGTGCAGAAGTAGAAACAGATGTTGTATCAAACACAAGTGGATCTGCAAGAGTAAAGCTG gGACACACTGATATCTTGGTAGGTGTAAAAGCTGAAATGGGGACACCAAAGTTGGAGAAACCAGATGAAGGTTACCTGGAATTCTTTGTTGACTG TTCTGCAAATGCTACTCCTGAATTTGAAGGCCGGGGAGGAGAAGAACTTGGCACAGAGATAGCAAATACACTCTACAGAGTGTTTAGCAGCGAGAGCAGCATAGACTTGAAATCAATTTGTATTAATCCCAGAGAGCACTGCTGGGTTCTCTATGTTGATGTATTG ttaTTGGAATGTGGTGGGAACCTCTTTGACGCAATCTCTATCGCAGTGAAGGCAGCTCTCTTTAACACAAG AATACCCAAAGTCCGTGTTCTGGAGGATGAAGAAGGCTCTAAAGAAATTGAACTGTCTGATGACCCTTATGATTGTATTCGACTTAATGTGGATGATGTGCCCTGCATCGTCACACTGAGCAAA ATTGGATATAGGCATGTGGTGGATGCTACCCTTCAGGAAGAAGCCTGTTCTTTGGCCAGCCTGCTTATTTCTGTGACCAGTAAAGGTGCCATCACTTCTATGAAGAAGATGGGGAAAGGTAGCCTTGATCCTGAGAGTATTTTTGAAATGATGGAG ACGGGAAAAAGAGTAGGCAAGTCATTGCACATAGCCCTTCAGAAGATTTTGGATGAAGAAGAGAGTTTGGGGACCTCACGGCAGAAAGTTGGATTTCTAGGATGA